One part of the Vicia villosa cultivar HV-30 ecotype Madison, WI linkage group LG6, Vvil1.0, whole genome shotgun sequence genome encodes these proteins:
- the LOC131613815 gene encoding uncharacterized protein LOC131613815, with amino-acid sequence MKQNLDEGENKRRKTQAQNSDVDLTTQEGGVVEMDVEQSRSDSMIVSQKRKNTSRIGNHFMPRTTPGAQPSLKSVLQSKKVVDKCDLAIARWFIDSFMPFNEDNSAYFQSMDDALCSMGPGYKVPTMYSLRGYLLNKWVEDVNKLIEEYCEIWKKTGCTLMDDGWIDRKRRTLINFLVYCPKVHIVTDNAANNVSAGRLLENEFPTLFWSPCAAHCINLMLHDMGKLEEVGEVVSHASNVTKYIYNHCYALYLMRKQTGGREILRPAPTRFSTNFIALQSILSHKNSLRAIVTSKEWTSLAYAKEAKAKQFVDQVLDSGFWSKCVDIVKLIEPLVHVLRIVDNEDKPAMEILYKFIVKAREEMVRRFQRNKNKVDSYLKILDKRWDS; translated from the exons ATGAAACAAAATCTTGATGAAGGTGAAAACAAGAGAAGAAAGACTCAAGCACAAAACTCGGATGTTGATCTTACTACTCAAGAGGGTGGTGTAGTAGAAATGGATGTAGAACAATCAAGATCAGATTCGATGATTGTGTCTCAAAAGAGAAAAAACACAAGTCGTATTGGTAATCATTTTATGCCTAGAACAACTCCTGGAGCTCAACCTTCTTTAAAAAGTGTGTTACAAAGTAAGAAAGTGGTGGACAAGTGTGATCTAGCTATTGCAAGATGGTTTATTGATTCTTTTATGCCATTCAATGAAGATAATTCTGCATATTTTCAATCTATGGATGATGCACTTTGTAGCATGGGTCCGGGGTATAAAGTTCCAACTATGTATAGTCTTCGTGGGTATTTGTTAAATAAATGGGTTGAAGACGTGAACAAATTGATAGAGGAGTATTGTGAGATTTGGAAGAAAACTGGTTGTACTCTAATGGATGATGGATGGATTGATCGAAAAAGAAGAACTCTTATAAACTTTTTAGTTTATTGCCCCAAAG TTCACATAGTGACAGATAATGCTGCAAACAATGTTAGTGCTGGAAGGTTATTAGAAAATGAGTTTCCTACTTTATTTTGGTCTCCTTGTGCAGCACATTGCATTAACTTGATGTTGCATGACATGGGAAAATTAGAGGAAGTAGGTGAGGTCGTGTCGCATGCTTCTAATGttaccaaatatatttataaccATTGTTATGCATTGTATTTGATGAGAAAGCAAACAGGTGGAAGAGAAATCCTTCGTCCTGCTCCAACTCGGTTTTCCACTAACTTCATTGCTTTGCAAAGTATTTTATCTCACAAAAATTCTCTAAGAGCCATAGTAACATCTAAAGAATGGACAAGCTTGGCATATGCCAAAGAAGCAAAGGCAAAACAGTTTGTGGATCAAGTTTTAGATTCTGGATTTTGGAGTAAATGTGTTGATATAGTTAAACTCATTGAACCACTTGTGCATGTGTTGCGTATTGTTGACAATGAAGATAAACCTGCCAtggaaattttatataaattcatAGTCAAAGCTAGAGAGGAGATGGTGAGGAGGTTTCAAAGAAATAAGAATAAAGTGGATTCTTACTTGAAAATCTTAGATAAACGTTGGGATTCATAG